Proteins co-encoded in one bacterium genomic window:
- a CDS encoding cupin domain-containing protein encodes MHIVAYKNIVGKAIENDEVSGVTLRVGAGPDQGAPNFTMRVFTVRPGGHTPHHHHPYEHEIFFHAGVGEVEYEGEVVPVGPGYVAYVAPDAVHQIRNTGAEDLVFICVVPKGI; translated from the coding sequence ATGCACATCGTCGCGTACAAAAATATCGTAGGAAAAGCGATCGAAAACGACGAGGTTTCCGGCGTCACCCTGCGCGTCGGCGCGGGGCCGGACCAGGGCGCGCCGAACTTCACCATGCGCGTTTTCACCGTGAGGCCCGGCGGTCACACGCCGCATCATCATCACCCCTACGAGCACGAAATTTTCTTCCACGCCGGCGTCGGCGAGGTGGAGTACGAGGGCGAGGTCGTTCCGGTAGGACCGGGTTACGTCGCCTACGTCGCGCCCGACGCGGTTCATCAGATCCGCAACACGGGCGCCGAGGATCTTGTTTTCATTTGCGTCGTTCCGAAAGGCATCTGA
- a CDS encoding sulfatase-like hydrolase/transferase gives MRRRFLVPFAILLFTAGVFLAAAGASAVYTIVEHDYLGRELPNVARGVVRARLSAFVMRGILAGIAIVAFMSIARRIAKDTVRRRRAFAAFPFALSFVLAGVVFAVTLVMRHNLAGPLASELSAFVVLSRVILPMLLDPVTLPPMIVAAGALVAATAAFALATLLVALPIGSRLAGKISKFRRRKEILRFAQDDKAARDDKAVRDDKAVRDDKAVRDDKAVRDDNAVRDDKAVRDDRRKKRPSRAPFALLIAGAILVGGAILAYGAARPVTPNDGAPDIILISIDTLRRDHMSLYGYKRETTPNLDRLARDSVVVDEHISHAPWTLPAHMSMFTGLLPFEHGVVSIDRSLDPKTPVLAESLKERGYATAAFATNYLLSPRYGYGSGFDFYVLRADFPAEDAVDRAIEWLAATPTPAFVFLHLYDTHYPYAPREGYRGRFGSKGDGLDAIMSEPFFTFARQARDFSRGDERKVRARYDEEILDVDDHVGRLFSKMKGWGRYKNAWIIVTSDHGEEFNDHGMWGHSISLYEEMVRVPLIVKPPEGGCAGIVMTGAQIAQRAIYDIVRAASFLPLGAHPDVRCDTGAPRILTQFAEENVLAESEVFGPHRFGVRTTTKKLVEPIVFDLDDFRVERGHELFDLNRDPKEKTNVYEPGAAPALSAIIDKANQALKTRTETGERDLSPEELERLRSLGYLQ, from the coding sequence ATGCGCAGACGTTTTCTTGTCCCCTTCGCGATCTTGCTGTTTACGGCCGGCGTGTTTCTCGCGGCGGCCGGCGCATCCGCGGTGTACACGATCGTCGAACACGATTACCTCGGGCGCGAGTTGCCGAATGTCGCGCGCGGTGTCGTGCGCGCGCGGCTTTCCGCCTTTGTGATGCGCGGGATTCTCGCCGGGATCGCGATCGTCGCGTTCATGTCGATCGCGCGGCGCATCGCGAAGGATACCGTCCGGCGGCGCCGCGCCTTCGCCGCCTTTCCGTTCGCGCTGTCGTTTGTGCTCGCGGGCGTCGTGTTCGCGGTGACTCTCGTGATGCGCCACAACCTCGCCGGGCCACTGGCCTCGGAGCTGTCCGCGTTTGTCGTGCTTTCGCGCGTCATCCTGCCGATGCTGCTCGACCCGGTGACGCTGCCGCCGATGATCGTCGCCGCGGGGGCGCTCGTGGCGGCGACCGCGGCCTTCGCGCTTGCGACGCTGCTTGTCGCCTTGCCGATCGGGAGCCGGCTTGCCGGAAAGATTTCGAAATTCCGCAGGCGGAAGGAGATCCTTCGCTTCGCTCAGGATGACAAAGCGGCACGGGATGACAAAGCGGTGCGGGATGACAAAGCGGTGCGGGATGACAAAGCGGTACGGGATGACAAAGCGGTGCGGGATGACAACGCGGTACGGGATGACAAAGCGGTACGGGATGACCGTCGAAAGAAACGCCCATCGCGGGCGCCGTTCGCGCTTTTGATCGCGGGTGCGATTCTCGTCGGTGGCGCGATCCTGGCTTACGGCGCGGCGCGGCCCGTGACGCCCAACGACGGCGCGCCGGACATCATCCTTATCAGCATCGACACGCTGCGCCGCGATCACATGAGCCTGTACGGATACAAGCGCGAGACGACGCCGAACCTCGATCGCCTGGCGCGCGATTCCGTGGTGGTGGACGAGCACATTTCGCACGCGCCCTGGACGCTTCCCGCGCACATGAGCATGTTCACGGGCCTGCTCCCGTTCGAGCATGGCGTCGTTTCGATCGACCGGTCGCTCGACCCGAAAACGCCGGTGCTTGCCGAATCGCTGAAGGAGCGCGGATACGCGACGGCCGCGTTCGCGACGAACTACCTGCTCAGCCCGCGCTACGGCTACGGATCGGGATTCGATTTCTACGTGCTGCGCGCGGACTTTCCCGCCGAGGACGCGGTGGATCGCGCCATCGAGTGGCTTGCGGCGACGCCGACGCCGGCGTTCGTCTTTCTGCATCTCTACGACACGCATTACCCCTACGCGCCGCGCGAGGGCTATCGCGGGCGCTTCGGCAGCAAGGGCGACGGCCTGGACGCGATCATGTCCGAGCCGTTTTTCACCTTCGCCAGGCAAGCGCGCGATTTTTCTCGCGGAGACGAGCGCAAGGTGCGCGCGCGCTACGACGAAGAAATCCTGGACGTTGACGATCACGTCGGGCGTCTTTTCTCGAAGATGAAGGGGTGGGGGCGATACAAAAACGCCTGGATCATCGTGACCTCCGACCACGGCGAGGAATTCAACGACCACGGCATGTGGGGGCATTCGATTTCGCTCTACGAGGAAATGGTGCGCGTGCCGCTGATCGTGAAGCCGCCCGAGGGCGGGTGCGCGGGCATCGTGATGACCGGCGCGCAGATCGCCCAGCGCGCCATTTACGACATCGTGCGCGCGGCGTCGTTCCTACCGCTCGGTGCACATCCGGATGTGCGCTGCGATACGGGCGCGCCGCGCATTCTGACGCAGTTCGCCGAGGAAAACGTGCTCGCGGAAAGCGAGGTCTTCGGCCCTCATCGATTCGGAGTACGCACGACGACAAAGAAACTCGTGGAGCCGATCGTATTTGATCTCGACGACTTCCGCGTGGAGCGCGGCCACGAACTTTTCGATCTTAATCGCGATCCGAAGGAAAAGACGAACGTGTACGAACCGGGCGCGGCGCCCGCGCTCTCAGCGATCATCGACAAGGCCAATCAGGCGCTGAAAACGCGCACCGAAACCGGCGAGCGCGATCTATCGCCCGAGGAGCTGGAGCGACTGCGTTCGTTGGGGTATTTGCAATAG
- the rimI gene encoding ribosomal protein S18-alanine N-acetyltransferase: MRRELSPIVRAAVREDLEGVMAIEEAAFPGPWSRQTMSKQFENLFSLFLVAECPQGICGFALWWLIVDEMHLLKIAVDERYRRQGVGAELLAQGERSGRRRGARFEYLEVRTTNEAAIRFYEKFGFARVGTRRGYYAETGEDAYVLFRRFE; encoded by the coding sequence ATGAGACGCGAGCTTTCTCCCATCGTTCGCGCCGCGGTGCGCGAGGACCTCGAAGGAGTCATGGCGATCGAGGAGGCGGCGTTCCCCGGCCCGTGGTCGCGCCAGACCATGAGCAAGCAGTTCGAGAACCTTTTTTCGCTCTTTCTTGTCGCGGAGTGTCCCCAGGGAATCTGCGGTTTTGCGCTGTGGTGGCTGATCGTCGACGAGATGCATCTGCTGAAGATCGCCGTCGACGAACGATACCGGCGCCAGGGCGTCGGCGCGGAGCTTCTCGCGCAGGGCGAACGATCGGGCCGCAGGCGCGGCGCGCGCTTCGAATATCTCGAAGTGCGCACCACCAACGAAGCGGCCATCCGTTTCTACGAAAAATTCGGATTCGCGCGCGTCGGCACCCGCCGGGGGTATTACGCCGAAACCGGCGAGGACGCCTACGTCTTGTTCCGGCGTTTCGAATAG
- a CDS encoding TraR/DksA family transcriptional regulator gives MGGPRKKPADELTPEELERYYSILMEKRNEIVSKAKQTLGDGALSGGTAGDEADQAMHASEAALAWRLLDKDRKLLKEIEHALAKFEDGEFGYCEGTGKLIDRRRLEIRPWTRYSVDYKAELEKEKRSRRGITGTKIDTLF, from the coding sequence ATGGGTGGACCGAGAAAAAAACCGGCGGATGAGCTTACCCCTGAAGAACTCGAGCGCTATTACTCGATTCTGATGGAAAAGCGCAACGAAATCGTATCAAAAGCCAAGCAGACGCTCGGTGACGGCGCCCTTTCGGGCGGAACGGCCGGCGACGAGGCGGATCAGGCCATGCACGCAAGCGAAGCGGCGTTGGCGTGGCGCCTTCTGGATAAAGACCGCAAATTGCTCAAGGAAATCGAACACGCGCTCGCTAAGTTCGAGGACGGCGAATTCGGGTACTGCGAAGGCACCGGCAAGCTGATCGACCGCCGCCGCCTCGAGATTCGCCCGTGGACGCGCTATTCGGTCGACTACAAGGCGGAACTCGAAAAAGAAAAGCGCTCGCGGCGCGGCATCACCGGCACAAAAATCGATACGCTATTCTAA
- a CDS encoding FG-GAP-like repeat-containing protein: MRNAADPKSALRAVSSSFNVSRIFRIILIPIIIFFGIFCHAALALDIPDRPAPSWSYPANGDHPDWNQNLDGPTIVFLDVNGDGYDDLLLGYGHLDYESGEYEQNSSTILVFFGSADGLSAEPDQYLFRDDSSIFGQGIQNAGDVNADGISDLLIHDWNWPGGFGSVGRFFLFYGTPYGLEADTVEILTGNFQNRYYYSDSVASDIDINGDGYSDLVWQREIWNRTPEFNDDLHIIEAFYGDDSTHVFNAPVWDYDYDGIEIFGIIALGDVNGDKFDDFAICANGYGSQPVFLDIFHGSETGPRNQPDEIALSNPGADFPAWCELERAGDIDGDGNDDLWGYDQGTAEIYIFFGSSLGILPFRTQILPPPISGYAHAKYLGDINRDGYDDIAITMDRSIIRIMFGSATGVDTTSFWEYDWDDYTYSYIPYIGYDLGGEGGDVQNNGYADFAWTAQNYVGPGSYEMQTHVFFMSASTTSTSTTTVSSSTTSTTTTQPEEPDDDDTALDDDSGDPADGGGDDDDKGCCGY; the protein is encoded by the coding sequence GTGAGAAACGCAGCCGATCCGAAATCCGCGTTGCGGGCAGTGTCGTCTTCGTTCAATGTTTCACGTATTTTTCGAATTATCCTGATTCCGATTATTATATTTTTTGGAATCTTTTGCCACGCAGCTTTGGCACTGGATATTCCCGACCGACCCGCCCCGTCCTGGTCCTATCCGGCAAACGGCGACCATCCGGACTGGAACCAAAATCTCGATGGCCCGACGATCGTCTTTCTCGACGTAAACGGGGACGGTTACGACGACCTGCTGTTAGGATACGGACACCTAGACTACGAATCCGGCGAATACGAGCAAAACTCGAGCACGATCCTGGTATTTTTCGGGAGCGCGGACGGCTTGTCGGCCGAGCCGGACCAATATCTATTTCGTGACGATTCTTCTATATTCGGCCAAGGCATCCAGAACGCCGGAGACGTCAATGCAGACGGCATAAGCGATTTGTTGATTCATGATTGGAATTGGCCCGGTGGTTTTGGCTCGGTTGGCCGGTTCTTTCTCTTCTACGGGACGCCCTACGGACTTGAAGCAGATACCGTCGAAATTCTAACGGGAAACTTTCAGAACCGCTACTACTATTCGGATTCGGTGGCGTCGGATATCGACATAAACGGCGATGGCTATAGCGATCTCGTTTGGCAACGTGAAATTTGGAACCGTACTCCGGAATTCAACGATGATTTACACATAATCGAAGCATTTTACGGCGACGATTCGACGCACGTTTTTAACGCGCCTGTGTGGGATTATGATTATGACGGTATAGAAATATTCGGAATTATTGCTCTCGGCGACGTCAACGGGGACAAATTTGACGATTTCGCGATTTGCGCAAATGGTTACGGGTCACAGCCTGTCTTTCTCGACATATTTCACGGGAGTGAAACCGGCCCGCGCAATCAACCTGACGAAATAGCATTAAGCAACCCCGGCGCCGATTTTCCTGCATGGTGTGAGCTTGAAAGAGCTGGTGATATTGACGGTGACGGAAACGACGATTTATGGGGGTATGATCAAGGCACAGCCGAAATCTATATTTTCTTCGGATCTAGTTTGGGGATATTACCATTTCGAACACAGATCCTTCCTCCCCCCATATCGGGTTATGCCCACGCGAAATACCTTGGAGATATCAATCGCGACGGATATGACGACATCGCGATTACAATGGACCGATCAATCATACGAATTATGTTCGGATCGGCAACGGGCGTCGACACAACTTCGTTTTGGGAATACGACTGGGACGACTACACGTACAGCTACATCCCCTATATCGGCTACGACCTAGGCGGCGAAGGCGGCGACGTTCAAAACAACGGTTACGCCGATTTTGCCTGGACCGCGCAAAATTACGTCGGACCCGGATCGTACGAAATGCAGACCCACGTGTTTTTTATGTCCGCCTCGACGACATCGACGAGTACGACAACCGTGAGTTCGTCTACGACCTCCACCACCACGACTCAACCCGAAGAACCGGACGACGACGATACAGCGCTCGACGACGATTCCGGCGACCCCGCCGATGGCGGGGGTGACGACGATGACAAGGGCTGCTGCGGCTATTGA
- the wecB gene encoding UDP-N-acetylglucosamine 2-epimerase (non-hydrolyzing), with the protein MAPDFVDRPALGRLRSTNNPGGSLPEKIRAAVVFGTRPEAIKLAPVIAQMRRRPERFDVFVAVTAQHREMLDQVLALFGIVPDADLDIMRANQTLDGIVARAIEGLGSTFDAARPDLVLVQGDTTTTFVGALAAFHRRIPVGHVEAGLRTHDRYSPFPEEINRQLTSRLASLHFAPTPRSAAALLSEGIPAETIHITGNTVIDALLDVAARPFSFDDPMLADLPERTVLITAHRRESFGAPFQAMGRAIASLADRYPDAAFVYPVHLNPNVREPVNAILGGHANVRLIEPLDYAPFVHLMKRAHIILTDSGGVQEEAPSLGKPVLVMREKTERPEGIEAGTVRLVGTNEADIVEAVTTLMDDDDAWRAMAMAKNPYGDGHSAERIVDICDKTFGT; encoded by the coding sequence ATGGCCCCGGATTTCGTTGACCGGCCGGCGTTGGGGCGATTACGATCGACGAACAACCCGGGAGGCTCCTTGCCGGAAAAAATCCGGGCCGCTGTCGTCTTCGGCACTCGACCGGAGGCCATCAAGCTGGCCCCCGTCATCGCCCAGATGCGCCGCCGGCCGGAGCGGTTTGACGTTTTCGTCGCCGTGACGGCCCAGCACCGTGAAATGCTGGACCAGGTGCTGGCGCTTTTTGGCATCGTGCCGGACGCCGATCTCGACATCATGCGCGCGAACCAGACGCTCGATGGCATCGTCGCCCGCGCCATCGAGGGGTTGGGAAGCACCTTTGACGCGGCCAGGCCCGACCTCGTCCTCGTCCAGGGCGACACGACGACCACTTTCGTCGGCGCGCTCGCCGCGTTTCATCGGCGGATCCCCGTCGGCCACGTCGAGGCCGGGCTGCGCACGCACGATCGCTATTCGCCCTTCCCCGAGGAGATCAATCGCCAGCTCACCTCGCGGCTTGCGTCGCTGCACTTCGCGCCGACACCGCGATCGGCCGCCGCGCTGCTTTCCGAGGGCATCCCGGCCGAAACCATCCACATCACCGGAAATACCGTCATCGACGCGCTGCTGGATGTCGCCGCGCGCCCGTTTTCGTTTGACGATCCGATGCTCGCCGATCTGCCGGAGCGCACCGTGCTCATCACCGCGCACCGGCGCGAAAGCTTCGGTGCGCCATTTCAGGCGATGGGCCGCGCCATCGCGAGTCTTGCCGACCGCTATCCCGACGCCGCGTTCGTGTACCCGGTGCACCTGAATCCGAACGTGCGCGAACCGGTGAACGCGATCCTCGGCGGCCACGCGAACGTCCGGTTAATCGAGCCGCTCGACTACGCGCCGTTTGTCCACCTGATGAAACGCGCGCACATCATCCTCACGGATTCCGGCGGCGTGCAGGAGGAGGCGCCGTCGCTCGGCAAACCCGTGCTCGTCATGCGCGAAAAGACCGAGCGCCCCGAGGGAATCGAGGCCGGCACCGTTCGCCTTGTCGGCACGAACGAAGCCGACATCGTCGAAGCGGTGACGACGCTGATGGATGACGACGACGCCTGGCGCGCGATGGCGATGGCGAAGAACCCTTACGGCGACGGCCACTCCGCCGAACGCATCGTGGATATCTGCGACAAGACGTTCGGAACTTGA
- a CDS encoding neutral/alkaline non-lysosomal ceramidase N-terminal domain-containing protein, giving the protein MIRKSRIKVFSTLWVLSALALFAPGCSCGDDDDDDDSGTATDDDAADDDDDADDDTAADDDAADDDAGPFFFAGASRVDISPASDWPLKMGGYGIYFLSENMCRWSTGVHDPLFATAIAVRDRASAPLVFVNLDLVGVVITDVVRIQDGVALAAGIDAERVIVTASHTHGSPDSVGIWGVIVPPISGRDEAYMDQVVEGAIASALDAIGDLRPARLFFSTGTEPDMHYNSNDVLDPTAMVDSTMTVMAMRDPDGAPIASMMSWGCHPMVMGPQNTEVTADFAGAYYRLMDDEVGGVNMFVNGSLGASVHPINPFDPWDYGDGREWGTWQDVDNTGRVLADDAQDLLDTARETGDTHIETVTQPLFAKLQNPFFYLVGTWGIIPRDVPNLGEDGETKITAVSIGPAQFATVPGELVPDISFILRGIMGGEHQFVMNLGQDWVGYVILPEQFFHIAYIYNDLLSVGPQTGTALIDGYANLYADWRGEE; this is encoded by the coding sequence ATGATCAGGAAATCGCGGATCAAGGTGTTCAGCACGCTGTGGGTGCTTTCCGCGCTCGCGCTTTTCGCGCCGGGATGCTCCTGCGGCGACGACGACGATGACGACGATTCCGGCACGGCGACCGACGACGACGCGGCGGATGACGATGACGACGCGGACGACGATACGGCGGCCGATGACGATGCCGCGGACGACGACGCCGGCCCGTTCTTTTTCGCGGGCGCGTCGCGCGTGGACATTTCGCCCGCTTCCGATTGGCCGCTGAAGATGGGCGGCTACGGCATCTACTTCCTTTCGGAAAACATGTGCCGCTGGTCCACGGGCGTGCACGATCCGCTCTTCGCGACAGCCATCGCCGTGCGCGACCGTGCGTCGGCGCCGCTTGTTTTCGTCAATCTCGATCTCGTCGGCGTCGTCATCACGGACGTGGTGCGCATTCAGGACGGCGTCGCGCTTGCCGCGGGCATCGATGCGGAGCGCGTCATCGTCACCGCGAGCCATACGCACGGCAGCCCGGACAGCGTCGGCATCTGGGGCGTCATCGTCCCGCCGATTTCCGGGCGCGACGAGGCGTACATGGATCAGGTTGTCGAGGGCGCGATCGCGTCGGCGCTGGACGCGATCGGCGATCTTCGCCCCGCGCGCCTGTTTTTCTCCACCGGAACCGAACCGGACATGCACTACAACTCGAACGATGTCCTCGATCCCACGGCCATGGTAGACAGCACGATGACCGTCATGGCGATGCGGGATCCGGACGGCGCGCCGATCGCGTCCATGATGAGCTGGGGTTGTCACCCGATGGTGATGGGTCCGCAGAACACGGAAGTCACCGCGGATTTCGCCGGCGCGTATTATCGCCTCATGGACGACGAGGTCGGCGGCGTGAACATGTTCGTCAACGGATCGCTCGGCGCGAGCGTGCACCCCATCAATCCCTTCGATCCGTGGGATTACGGCGACGGCCGCGAGTGGGGCACGTGGCAGGATGTCGATAACACCGGCCGCGTGCTCGCCGACGACGCGCAGGATCTTCTCGACACCGCGCGCGAAACCGGCGACACGCATATCGAGACCGTGACGCAACCGCTGTTCGCGAAATTGCAGAACCCGTTTTTCTATCTGGTCGGCACGTGGGGCATCATCCCGCGCGACGTGCCGAACCTCGGTGAGGACGGCGAAACGAAGATCACGGCGGTTTCCATCGGGCCCGCCCAATTCGCCACGGTTCCCGGCGAGCTGGTGCCGGACATCAGCTTCATCCTTCGCGGCATCATGGGGGGAGAGCACCAGTTCGTCATGAATCTCGGCCAGGACTGGGTGGGCTACGTCATCCTGCCCGAGCAGTTCTTCCACATCGCCTACATCTACAACGACCTGCTTTCGGTCGGTCCGCAAACGGGCACGGCGCTCATCGACGGTTACGCCAATCTCTACGCGGACTGGCGCGGCGAGGAATAA